In Campylobacter porcelli, the sequence TGGTTGCGATTTGTGCTATATTCTCATCATCGCAAGCTATGGCTACTTCATCGCATTTACTGGCTAATTTGGCAGTTTTTATAAACATAGGAATCCCGCCTATATCGGCTAGGATTTTATTAGCAAATCTAGTTGAAGCTAGGCGGGCTGGTATGATTATCATCTTTTTATCCAATCTATTATATTTGATTTTATCTCATCTTTTTTTACGACTTGAGTGTGAATTTCATCTTCTTTAAATAGTTTTATTATGCTTTTTGGAAGTTTGATATGATATTTATCAGCTAGCAACTTCATATCGGCTAGTTCATCACTGCTATCTCTATTTTTTAGTGCTTTAATCATACTTGGAGTGAATTTAACCCACTGAGCGGTTGAGGTGATCACGCTTATTTTATCATCTTGAGTTAATTTTAAGCATGTAGCAGTGTGTGGGTCTATTAATATACCATTTTTAGCCACTTTACAAATATTCTCCATACACTCATCATCATCGCAATAATCTGCTTGAAATTCAGCCTTAAGCACCTCTAACTCATCGTTTGTTAGCTCATATTTTTTGTTATTTGCTAGGTTATCCATTAGCTCTTTAGTTCTTACTGGGCCAAATTTATCAAATAGCAATCTTTCAATGTTTGAGCTAATTAAAATATCCATCGCTGGGCTGATTGTATGGATTAGCTCTTTGTTGTTTAGATCGTAAATTCCGGTATTAAAAAACTCGGTTAAGATATTATTTTTATTAGAAGCTATCTTGATTTTATCGATATTTGCACCCATTTTTTTAGCGTAATACGCTCCAAGTGCGTTGCCGAAGTTCCCACTTGGAATGATTATATCAATTGGTTTTTCATTTTTGTTTATATGCACACAGACATAGATATGATATATTATTTGAAATAAAATTCTACCAAAATTTACTGAATTTGCCGCACTGAGATTGTAGCCTAAATCTTTTAGAGTGTTTTTAAATTCATCATCATTTAATAGCATTTTAAGTGCTTGTTGCGCATCATCAAAATTACCCTCAATACCAATAACTTTGAGATTTGGCGCCTTTTGATTTATCATTTGGAGTCTTTGGACTTGGCTTGTGCCATCTTTAGGGTATAGACAAACTACCTTAATATCCTTAGCATTCTCAAATGAGCTTAAAGTAGCTGGGCCAGTATCTCCGCTTGTAGCACACATTATTAGCTGTTTATTGCCATTAGAAAGCGAACTTAAAAGCTCTCCAAAAGGCTGAAGTGCCATATCTTTAAAGGCTCTTGTAGGGCCGTGCCAAAGCTCATTTATATATAGATTTTTGTTTATTTTTTTGATCTCTACAGCACTTTTATCAAATTTATTATATCTATCTATGGCCTTTTTAAATTTATTTAAGCTTATATTGAAGTTAAATTTTTTGATAATCTCTAGAGCAAATTTATTATAATCCATATTTGAGAGCTTTTTAAACTCTTTTTTGCTAATTAATGGTAGATTGATTGGAGCGTATAATCCGCCATATTTAGCCGCTGGATTAAGAAGTGCGTAATCCAAATTCACAGGCTCATTATCTTCATCTGTAAAATTAGCTCTAGTGCCTACTAATTTTGGTAGATTAATATCTTTTAGCGCCTTAATGCTTTTAGGATTCATCTCATTTAGCTTTCTAGCTTCTAAATTTCTAATAAGCTCAGGGAGATCTCTTTCTAAGATAGATTTAATCTTCTTGTATTTGCCTATGATTGCTATAAGCTCTTTACTATCATCAATGTTAATATCTAATATTTTCTTAGCGTTGTGCTGGTTTAAGTGGTAAATTTCATATACTGATTTATGCTTTGAAAGCTCTTTTAACGCCTTTTTACTCATATCTTTTTCTAATTTTATAATTATAAATTTCATTGTATTATACTCCCTATGCCTTCATCTGTGAAAATCTCTAATAGCAATGAGTGTGAAATTCTACCATCAATTATATGTGCTGAGCCTACACCGCTTCTTATACACTCTAGACACGCATCTATTTTAGGTATCATTCCACCACTTATTGTGCCATCTTTTTTAAGCTCATTAATGCTATTTTCATTAAGTTTGCCAATTAAATTTGAATTTTTATCCAAAACACCTTTTATATCGCTTAAAAATATTACCTTATTGGCTCTTAATTTACTAGCAATCGCACTAGCACATAAATCGGCATTGATATTGTATGATTCGTAGTTTTCTCCAATGGCAATTGGTGCGATGACTGGTATCAATCCATCATCTAAAAGTGAGTTAATCAGCCTATCATCTACGCTGGTAATATCGCCTACAAAGCCATATTTGCCATTATCCATAGCTTTAGCTTTTAGCATATTATCATCTTTACCGCTAACTCCTATGGCTCTTGCGCCGTGCTTATTTAGCATACTAGTAATCTCTTTATTTACTAAGCCACTTAGTGCCATCTCCACTATTTGCATAGTCTGGCTATCAGTAACTCTAAGTCCATTTATAAATTCGCTTTTAATCTCAAGCCTATCCAAAAATGAGTTAATTGTTTTACCGCCCCCATGGACTAATATAACCTTGATACCAACAATTTGTAAAAGCACAATATCCCTAGCAAAGCTATCTTTGAGCTTATCATCTATATGTGCTGCGCCTCCATATTTAATCACAAAAATTTTATCCCTAAATTTCTGTATATATGGCAAAGCACTAAGAATTACTTCAGCTGTTCTACTGCTTTTTAACATAGATCTCCTTTTTGTGAATTTGAGTATATTCTATCTGAAATTTGGTAGCTTTTGATAAACATATCAATTTTATCTATTAAATTTGGTAAAATAGTAGTTTTAAGCTCTAAAATTGAGAGCTTTAAGCCAAAATCTTTAATCTTTACATAATCCTTTTGCGTTACTAAAAGCGAATCGGCGTTATATTTTTTTAATATACTCTCACACTCAAATTTACTAAATTTATGATGATCGCCAAAATGCTCATATCCAACGCACCTATCATATATGAAGCTAAGCCTTGAAGGACTAGCGATACCGCTTACTAAAACCATTTTATCAGTGGGGTTTATAATGCTATTTTCTTTGATTATATCGCTACTTTTTAAGGTAATATCAGCTAGGTTGTAAAAACTCTTTGGATAGCGATAAACTCCGCTTGGTATGGTGAAATTTAATCTTGGCTCTTTGGCTGGATGGAGCAAAATATTTAGTTTATAAATATCAGCCTTGCCAAATCCATCATCTAAAATTACAAGATTAGCACCAAGGCTAATGGCTTTATCTATAGCGATTTTGCG encodes:
- the thrC gene encoding threonine synthase, translated to MNPKSIKALKDINLPKLVGTRANFTDEDNEPVNLDYALLNPAAKYGGLYAPINLPLISKKEFKKLSNMDYNKFALEIIKKFNFNISLNKFKKAIDRYNKFDKSAVEIKKINKNLYINELWHGPTRAFKDMALQPFGELLSSLSNGNKQLIMCATSGDTGPATLSSFENAKDIKVVCLYPKDGTSQVQRLQMINQKAPNLKVIGIEGNFDDAQQALKMLLNDDEFKNTLKDLGYNLSAANSVNFGRILFQIIYHIYVCVHINKNEKPIDIIIPSGNFGNALGAYYAKKMGANIDKIKIASNKNNILTEFFNTGIYDLNNKELIHTISPAMDILISSNIERLLFDKFGPVRTKELMDNLANNKKYELTNDELEVLKAEFQADYCDDDECMENICKVAKNGILIDPHTATCLKLTQDDKISVITSTAQWVKFTPSMIKALKNRDSSDELADMKLLADKYHIKLPKSIIKLFKEDEIHTQVVKKDEIKSNIIDWIKR
- the argB gene encoding acetylglutamate kinase, coding for MLKSSRTAEVILSALPYIQKFRDKIFVIKYGGAAHIDDKLKDSFARDIVLLQIVGIKVILVHGGGKTINSFLDRLEIKSEFINGLRVTDSQTMQIVEMALSGLVNKEITSMLNKHGARAIGVSGKDDNMLKAKAMDNGKYGFVGDITSVDDRLINSLLDDGLIPVIAPIAIGENYESYNINADLCASAIASKLRANKVIFLSDIKGVLDKNSNLIGKLNENSINELKKDGTISGGMIPKIDACLECIRSGVGSAHIIDGRISHSLLLEIFTDEGIGSIIQ
- a CDS encoding tetraacyldisaccharide 4'-kinase; the protein is MFNPKLHAWLERYFYQPGYFELIISTLLLPLSLIYYCLVWLKFKLAKPVKFSIPIISVGNLILGGSGKTPLTKAIFNEFSHKYKIFIILRGYKRESKGMQIVALNGVIKCDVATSGDEAMEYAISLKNANVIVSNDRKIAIDKAISLGANLVILDDGFGKADIYKLNILLHPAKEPRLNFTIPSGVYRYPKSFYNLADITLKSSDIIKENSIINPTDKMVLVSGIASPSRLSFIYDRCVGYEHFGDHHKFSKFECESILKKYNADSLLVTQKDYVKIKDFGLKLSILELKTTILPNLIDKIDMFIKSYQISDRIYSNSQKGDLC